One window of the Chryseobacterium sp. CY350 genome contains the following:
- a CDS encoding helix-turn-helix transcriptional regulator — MKNLAEDEILRLAKDNSPRLLSKFKSLYPDFFEKLEAIQPNLQNSELIFCIYLKLNLSTKEIATYTYVTPKAVQNRKNRIRKKLNIASSVDIYKWFDENF, encoded by the coding sequence ATGAAAAATTTAGCAGAAGATGAAATTTTAAGATTGGCGAAGGATAATTCACCCCGTCTTTTGAGTAAATTTAAAAGTTTGTATCCTGATTTTTTTGAGAAACTTGAGGCCATTCAGCCAAATCTACAAAACTCTGAACTTATTTTCTGTATCTATCTTAAACTAAATTTAAGTACAAAAGAAATCGCCACCTACACGTATGTTACTCCGAAAGCAGTGCAAAACAGGAAGAACAGAATCAGAAAAAAGCTTAATATTGCATCATCGGTAGATATTTATAAATGGTTTGATGAAAATTTTTAA
- a CDS encoding Crp/Fnr family transcriptional regulator, with protein sequence MSNMTSYLAKVFEVPAERLSLCSIHYEIKKFAKGEFLLHQGEVCRNTYFVEKGLLRMFSIDKNGKEHIIQFAPENWLIGDRSSLYFNEKSNYFIEAVEESEVSVLPRDFFNKLLGEFPNSIEKNDLVLQKHVKSLQDRINSLLGETAEERYLKFIKMYPDLLLRVPQWMVASYLGITPESLSRVRKELARKNFITDK encoded by the coding sequence ATGAGCAATATGACATCATATTTGGCGAAAGTATTCGAAGTTCCCGCAGAGAGATTGAGCCTTTGCAGCATTCACTACGAAATAAAAAAGTTTGCGAAAGGAGAATTTCTTCTTCATCAAGGCGAGGTGTGCAGGAATACTTATTTTGTGGAAAAAGGGCTGTTGAGAATGTTTTCTATCGATAAAAACGGTAAAGAACACATCATACAGTTTGCTCCGGAAAACTGGCTGATTGGCGACCGAAGCAGTTTGTATTTTAATGAAAAATCAAATTATTTTATTGAAGCTGTAGAAGAATCTGAAGTTTCTGTACTTCCGCGTGATTTTTTTAATAAACTCTTAGGGGAATTTCCAAACAGCATCGAAAAAAATGATCTGGTTCTTCAGAAACATGTAAAAAGCCTGCAAGACAGAATCAACTCTTTATTAGGTGAAACCGCAGAAGAAAGATACCTGAAGTTTATAAAAATGTATCCGGATTTATTACTTAGAGTTCCTCAATGGATGGTCGCATCCTATTTAGGAATTACACCGGAGAGCCTGAGTCGTGTAAGAAAAGAGTTGGCAAGGAAGAATTTTATTACCGATAAATAA
- a CDS encoding Crp/Fnr family transcriptional regulator, translating to MMKTISCTKLDENLLKSFGGEIKTHKEGERIFEQGDVPVFYYQIVEGKVKENNHDKEGREFIHNILGEGQSFGDSMLFIDKRYPINAEAITDCRILRLSKPNFLNLLEKHPEVSVQINSCMSQRMHYQFIMMQSLASNDPMIRLTGLLDYLKSFHSDDNPQSFQVQLTRQQIANLTGLRVETVIRTVKKMEKENTVKIDNRKIFY from the coding sequence ATGATGAAAACTATTAGCTGTACCAAGTTAGATGAAAATTTACTTAAATCTTTCGGTGGAGAGATCAAGACCCACAAAGAAGGGGAGAGAATATTTGAACAGGGTGACGTACCGGTATTTTACTATCAGATTGTTGAGGGAAAAGTGAAGGAAAACAACCACGATAAAGAAGGTCGGGAATTTATTCACAATATTTTGGGCGAAGGTCAGAGTTTTGGCGACTCAATGCTTTTTATTGATAAAAGGTATCCTATCAACGCAGAAGCAATTACCGACTGCAGAATTTTGAGACTTTCTAAGCCAAACTTTTTAAATCTTCTGGAAAAACATCCTGAAGTCTCTGTACAAATCAACTCCTGTATGTCGCAGCGTATGCATTATCAGTTCATTATGATGCAGAGCCTTGCATCTAATGACCCGATGATAAGACTTACCGGACTTCTAGACTATTTGAAAAGTTTTCATAGCGATGATAATCCCCAATCATTTCAGGTACAACTTACGAGACAACAGATTGCGAATCTTACCGGTTTGCGTGTAGAAACAGTAATAAGGACGGTAAAAAAAATGGAGAAAGAGAATACAGTGAAAATTGATAACAGAAAAATATTTTATTAA
- a CDS encoding pyridoxamine 5'-phosphate oxidase family protein: MSTENLTSAEAIKKIKELSEKAKFCMFATDLETLPITSRPMGLQETDESGNLWFISSDASNKNFEIKEDKRVQLFFMNNSDSEYLSVYGDATIYKDKSTIEEKWSAMANAWFDGKDDPNVSIIRVEPKQSYYWDTKAGKLVSMLSFVAAAVTGSKTDNSDGVEGNATV, encoded by the coding sequence ATGTCAACAGAAAATCTTACAAGCGCAGAAGCAATTAAAAAAATCAAAGAACTTTCAGAAAAAGCAAAATTCTGTATGTTTGCTACAGATCTTGAAACTCTTCCCATCACATCAAGACCAATGGGTCTTCAGGAGACCGATGAATCAGGGAATCTTTGGTTTATAAGCAGCGATGCCAGTAATAAAAATTTTGAAATTAAAGAAGATAAAAGAGTTCAGTTATTTTTCATGAACAACAGCGATTCAGAATATTTATCTGTATATGGTGATGCGACAATTTATAAAGACAAATCTACTATAGAAGAAAAATGGTCTGCTATGGCCAATGCTTGGTTTGATGGGAAAGACGATCCGAACGTTTCTATTATTCGAGTAGAGCCTAAGCAAAGCTACTATTGGGATACGAAGGCTGGAAAACTCGTTAGCATGCTTAGTTTTGTTGCAGCAGCGGTTACCGGAAGCAAAACTGATAATTCAGACGGAGTCGAGGGCAACGCAACAGTATAG
- a CDS encoding DEAD/DEAH box helicase, with the protein MSFESLGLSSNIIRSVKKLGYLKPFPIQEQAIPVILQGKDLMGIAQTGSGKTACFVMPILEKLQNAEVKKDRNVQVLILVPTRELAIQIDEVFRAFTESLKREVRTMAVYGGVSINPQMKGMFGVEVLIATPGRLLDLIDHNALSISGIQHLVIDEADKMFQLGFGDEMNKLFGMMPVMKQTTMFSATLDEKVSEMKKRLSMNPTLIEIKKEEIEVDDIEQLAYHVSPENKGPFLRYLIKEKKVEKALIFVSSTKSADNLVEKLKKNKIKAVAIHSQKSQGARRNNLEEFKVNGAQILIATDLIGRGIHIESLPCVINYELPRSPLDYIHRIGRTGRAGEKGTAINILTDDELQHFRVIQKKMGKKITLQRTEGIDLHGY; encoded by the coding sequence ATGTCATTTGAATCTTTAGGTTTATCAAGCAATATTATTCGGTCTGTCAAAAAATTAGGATATTTAAAACCATTTCCGATTCAGGAGCAGGCTATACCTGTCATTTTACAGGGAAAAGATCTGATGGGAATTGCGCAGACTGGTTCCGGAAAAACAGCGTGTTTCGTAATGCCGATTTTAGAGAAACTTCAAAATGCAGAAGTTAAAAAAGACCGTAATGTTCAGGTTTTAATATTGGTTCCTACCCGCGAACTGGCGATTCAGATTGATGAAGTTTTCAGAGCTTTTACAGAAAGTCTTAAGCGAGAAGTCCGTACGATGGCAGTTTACGGTGGTGTTTCTATTAATCCGCAAATGAAAGGAATGTTTGGCGTAGAAGTCCTTATTGCAACTCCCGGCAGATTATTGGATCTCATTGATCATAATGCGCTGAGCATCTCAGGGATTCAACATTTGGTGATCGATGAAGCAGACAAGATGTTTCAGTTAGGTTTTGGTGACGAGATGAATAAACTTTTTGGTATGATGCCTGTAATGAAACAAACAACAATGTTTTCTGCGACATTAGACGAGAAAGTTTCCGAAATGAAAAAACGCCTTTCAATGAATCCCACATTGATTGAAATTAAAAAAGAAGAAATTGAAGTTGACGATATTGAGCAGTTGGCGTATCACGTTTCGCCGGAAAACAAAGGTCCGTTTTTGCGTTATTTAATTAAAGAAAAGAAAGTTGAAAAAGCTTTAATTTTTGTTTCGTCCACAAAATCTGCAGATAATTTAGTCGAAAAACTTAAAAAAAATAAAATAAAAGCCGTTGCAATTCACAGTCAGAAATCGCAGGGAGCTAGAAGGAATAATTTGGAAGAGTTTAAAGTAAACGGAGCACAGATTTTGATTGCTACAGATTTGATCGGTCGCGGTATTCACATTGAATCCTTACCTTGTGTAATTAATTATGAATTGCCGAGATCGCCTTTAGATTACATCCACAGAATCGGCAGAACGGGTAGAGCAGGTGAAAAGGGAACAGCTATTAATATTCTGACCGATGATGAACTTCAACATTTCCGAGTGATTCAAAAGAAAATGGGGAAGAAAATCACTCTACAAAGAACCGAAGGGATCGATCTTCATGGTTATTAA
- the pdeM gene encoding ligase-associated DNA damage response endonuclease PdeM, whose amino-acid sequence MNIAIKDITIQNQIFTLINQRALYWGKEKALIFSDLHIGKTAHFRKNGIALANHIMKNDLERLSILIEYFKPEKFIIVGDLLHAGNNSEVDEFCEWKKQYSDIKFCLVEGNHDRISKTLERKLCLDFREKSLEIDDISFVHDFDRSNPKFQITGHIHPGFVINSLVKKIKLPCFAQTSKQLLLPAFSEFTGLDTKNIPKKGTYFVFTDSEIYEI is encoded by the coding sequence ATGAACATAGCCATAAAAGATATAACAATTCAAAACCAAATTTTTACTTTAATAAATCAAAGAGCTTTGTACTGGGGAAAAGAAAAAGCATTAATTTTTTCAGATTTGCACATTGGTAAAACCGCTCATTTCCGTAAAAACGGAATTGCTTTGGCCAATCATATTATGAAAAATGATCTGGAGCGTCTTTCTATATTAATTGAATATTTTAAACCTGAAAAATTTATCATCGTCGGTGATCTTCTTCACGCAGGAAATAATTCTGAAGTCGACGAATTTTGTGAGTGGAAAAAGCAATATTCAGACATCAAATTCTGTCTGGTAGAAGGCAATCACGATCGTATTTCAAAAACTCTGGAAAGAAAATTGTGTTTAGACTTTCGGGAAAAATCATTAGAAATTGATGATATTTCATTTGTTCACGACTTTGACCGTTCGAATCCGAAGTTTCAGATTACCGGGCATATTCATCCCGGTTTTGTGATCAATTCTCTCGTGAAAAAAATAAAATTGCCTTGTTTTGCTCAGACTTCAAAGCAATTATTATTGCCGGCTTTTAGTGAGTTTACAGGTTTAGACACAAAAAATATTCCTAAGAAAGGAACATATTTCGTGTTTACGGATTCTGAAATTTATGAGATTTGA
- a CDS encoding ligase-associated DNA damage response DEXH box helicase: protein MSNYENTEGFKIIQNWMMEKGNSPFKFQVDTWKKFGSGYSGMVVAPTGFGKTFSVFLALVSDFLTNPDKYKKGLKMIWITPLRSLSKDIAKAMQEAIDEIGLDWSVGVRNGDTDPKVRQQQVKNMPEILVVTPESLHLLLAQKNHQRFFSDMHCVAVDEWHELLGSKRGVMVELGISQLFHYVPKLKIWGITATIGNLDEAQDVLIPYDIKKTKITAKELKKIDIISVFPDEVELLPWAGHLGQKLADKVVPIILESKSTIVFTNTRSQSEMWYQLLLNAYPDFAGQIAIHHSSIDAHLRIWIEENLSSGKLKAVVSTSSLDLGIDFKPVDTVIQIGSAKGVARFLQRAGRSGHSPFETSKIFCVPTHSLELIEVAALKEAVKQKIIEPREPVVLCFDVLVQFLMTLAVGDGFSPNEVYERIKKVYTFQEIRDEEWKSMIDFLTIGGSALKSYEEYHKVVVMEDGLHKVTSRKIAMLHRMNMGAIVSDAMLKVKFISGGYIGMVEEYFISRLKKEEKFILAGRVLEVATIKDMTVFVRASKGKAQAPSYLGGRLPLSSNLGHFLREKLSGALNPKASEKELKFLHPLLANQEKRSHIPREDEFLVELIKNREGYHLFMYPFEGRLVHEVMAALIAYRISKLAPISFSMAMNDYGFELFSDKEIPLNEDNLAKILTRDNLMVDVISSINSAEMARRKFRDIAVISGMVVQNFPGQQRSNKALQSSAGLIFKVLEDYDPNHFLVRQAYTEVFNMQLQEQRLVEAFKRIEKSKFILKYSNKFTPLSFPIKVDSLRQTLTSENLDARIQKLIKQSGRNIKDD, encoded by the coding sequence TTGAGCAACTACGAAAATACCGAAGGCTTTAAAATCATTCAAAACTGGATGATGGAAAAAGGCAATTCTCCATTTAAATTTCAGGTCGACACCTGGAAGAAATTTGGCAGTGGCTACAGCGGAATGGTTGTGGCGCCGACGGGTTTTGGGAAAACTTTTTCGGTATTTTTAGCTTTGGTTTCAGATTTTCTGACGAATCCCGATAAATATAAGAAAGGGCTGAAAATGATTTGGATAACGCCACTTCGTTCCCTTTCAAAAGATATCGCCAAAGCAATGCAGGAAGCGATCGACGAGATTGGGTTAGATTGGTCTGTTGGCGTAAGAAATGGTGACACGGACCCGAAAGTCCGGCAACAGCAGGTAAAAAATATGCCTGAAATTCTGGTGGTTACTCCCGAAAGTCTCCACTTACTTTTAGCTCAGAAAAATCATCAGCGATTTTTTAGCGATATGCATTGCGTTGCGGTGGATGAATGGCACGAATTGCTGGGTTCGAAACGTGGCGTGATGGTTGAATTGGGAATTTCGCAGCTCTTTCATTATGTTCCGAAACTTAAAATCTGGGGAATTACGGCAACAATCGGAAACCTCGATGAAGCGCAGGATGTTCTGATTCCGTATGACATCAAGAAAACAAAGATTACTGCTAAAGAACTCAAGAAAATTGATATTATTTCTGTTTTTCCGGATGAAGTTGAACTTTTGCCTTGGGCAGGACATCTCGGACAAAAACTGGCTGATAAAGTGGTTCCGATTATTTTGGAATCAAAATCAACGATTGTTTTTACAAATACCCGAAGTCAGAGCGAAATGTGGTATCAGCTTTTGCTGAATGCATATCCTGATTTTGCCGGACAAATCGCCATTCATCACAGTTCGATTGATGCGCATCTGCGAATCTGGATTGAAGAAAATTTAAGTTCAGGAAAACTGAAAGCCGTTGTTTCCACATCATCTTTAGATTTGGGAATTGACTTTAAACCTGTTGATACCGTTATTCAAATTGGTTCTGCAAAAGGTGTCGCGAGATTTTTGCAACGTGCAGGACGAAGCGGCCACTCCCCTTTTGAGACCTCAAAAATTTTCTGTGTTCCTACGCATTCTCTGGAACTCATTGAAGTTGCCGCTTTAAAAGAAGCCGTGAAACAAAAAATCATCGAGCCACGCGAACCGGTGGTTTTGTGTTTCGATGTTTTGGTTCAGTTTCTGATGACTTTGGCGGTTGGTGATGGATTTTCACCTAACGAAGTTTATGAGAGAATAAAAAAAGTCTATACGTTTCAGGAAATAAGAGATGAGGAATGGAAGTCGATGATTGATTTTCTCACGATTGGCGGAAGTGCCTTGAAAAGCTATGAAGAATATCACAAAGTTGTCGTGATGGAAGACGGTCTGCATAAAGTGACTTCCAGAAAAATTGCAATGCTACACCGAATGAATATGGGCGCAATTGTGAGTGATGCAATGCTAAAAGTGAAATTTATTTCCGGCGGTTATATTGGAATGGTTGAGGAATATTTTATTTCAAGATTGAAGAAAGAAGAGAAATTTATTCTGGCGGGGAGGGTTCTGGAAGTGGCGACGATAAAAGATATGACCGTTTTCGTCCGGGCTTCAAAAGGGAAAGCGCAGGCTCCAAGTTATTTGGGCGGACGATTGCCGTTAAGTTCTAATCTGGGTCATTTTTTAAGAGAAAAATTATCTGGAGCATTAAATCCGAAAGCTTCTGAAAAGGAATTGAAATTTCTGCATCCACTTTTGGCGAATCAGGAAAAGCGTTCGCATATTCCGAGAGAAGATGAATTTTTGGTTGAATTGATTAAAAACCGCGAAGGCTATCATTTATTTATGTACCCTTTTGAAGGGCGTTTGGTGCACGAAGTGATGGCGGCTTTGATTGCTTACCGGATTTCAAAACTGGCTCCGATTTCATTTTCAATGGCAATGAATGATTATGGTTTTGAATTATTCAGCGACAAAGAAATCCCGCTGAATGAGGATAATTTAGCTAAAATTCTGACGAGAGATAATCTGATGGTGGATGTTATTTCGAGTATTAATTCGGCAGAAATGGCAAGAAGAAAATTCAGAGATATTGCAGTGATTTCCGGAATGGTTGTGCAGAATTTTCCCGGACAGCAGCGTTCGAATAAGGCTTTGCAAAGTTCGGCAGGATTGATTTTTAAAGTTCTGGAAGATTACGACCCAAATCATTTTCTCGTAAGACAGGCTTATACAGAAGTTTTTAATATGCAGCTGCAGGAACAGCGTTTGGTTGAAGCTTTTAAAAGAATTGAAAAATCGAAGTTTATTTTAAAATATTCTAATAAATTTACACCATTAAGTTTCCCGATTAAAGTTGACAGCTTAAGACAAACGTTGACGAGTGAGAATCTTGATGCGAGAATTCAGAAACTCATTAAACAATCCGGAAGAAATATTAAAGACGATTAA
- a CDS encoding DUF1569 domain-containing protein, which yields MVKKSLHSREDFDEIIERISHLTVNAQANWGKMNAAQMLCHCDLILQIALKKIELPKVPLFFKLIGISTKIEIQIFNNGIPHNMPTFQKVIVNFDCDFNEMKFRLLNTLNEYWEAFKKGDLAENHELFGAMKLKDWGFLEYKHLHHHLKQFNV from the coding sequence TTGGTAAAGAAAAGTCTTCACAGTAGAGAAGATTTCGATGAAATAATTGAGAGAATTTCTCATCTTACGGTCAATGCTCAAGCTAATTGGGGAAAGATGAATGCTGCGCAAATGCTTTGTCACTGCGATTTGATTTTACAAATAGCTTTAAAAAAGATCGAACTTCCGAAAGTACCTTTGTTTTTTAAATTGATTGGTATTTCAACTAAAATAGAAATTCAGATTTTCAATAACGGAATTCCGCACAATATGCCTACTTTTCAAAAAGTAATCGTTAATTTTGATTGCGATTTTAATGAAATGAAGTTTCGTTTGTTAAATACGCTGAACGAGTATTGGGAAGCGTTTAAGAAAGGAGATTTAGCGGAAAATCATGAGCTTTTCGGAGCAATGAAATTAAAAGATTGGGGTTTTTTAGAATATAAACATCTCCATCATCACCTAAAACAATTTAATGTATGA
- the ytxJ gene encoding bacillithiol system redox-active protein YtxJ: MSFFDKIFGGKQEESQEKSFWNPIESEQDLSQAIEKSYEQRIAIFKHSTSCFISKTVLRNFEKEIEAAEGDKAKFYYLDLLAHRNLSNKIAEDFSIRHESPQLIVIENGKAINNASHQDITLNQVSL; this comes from the coding sequence ATGAGTTTTTTTGATAAAATATTTGGCGGAAAACAAGAAGAAAGTCAGGAAAAATCTTTTTGGAACCCAATAGAATCTGAACAGGATCTATCGCAGGCAATAGAAAAATCTTACGAACAGAGAATTGCTATTTTTAAACATTCCACAAGTTGCTTTATCAGCAAAACTGTTTTAAGAAATTTCGAGAAAGAAATCGAAGCAGCGGAAGGCGATAAAGCAAAGTTTTATTACCTTGATCTCTTGGCTCACAGAAATCTTTCGAACAAAATTGCTGAAGATTTTTCTATCAGACATGAAAGTCCACAACTTATCGTGATCGAAAATGGTAAGGCGATCAACAATGCTTCTCATCAGGATATTACGCTAAATCAGGTTTCGTTATGA
- a CDS encoding SDR family oxidoreductase, translating to MQLEKKSVLITGADSGIGKSVALLFAKEGADVAIVYHSDEEGAAKVMNEIISMGRKSIILQGDVNDAEFCKESVEKTVAEFGKLDVLINNAGTQFPAKSIEELEEKNIRKTFDSNIIGMILLTKAAFPHLKQGSSVINTTSATAYQGHEELLDYSATKGAIVSFTRSLALQAKPKGIRVNAVAPGPVATPLTEETFGEDKEDTSRPPFERNATPEEVATSYLFLASDQAAQITGQVLHPNGGIVVNG from the coding sequence ATGCAGTTAGAAAAAAAATCAGTGCTCATCACAGGAGCAGACAGCGGAATTGGAAAAAGCGTAGCATTGCTTTTTGCGAAAGAAGGAGCCGATGTAGCAATTGTTTATCACAGTGATGAAGAAGGTGCTGCAAAAGTGATGAACGAGATAATCTCTATGGGGAGAAAATCAATTATTTTACAGGGAGACGTTAACGATGCAGAATTTTGTAAAGAATCTGTAGAAAAAACAGTCGCTGAATTTGGAAAGCTTGATGTTTTGATCAATAATGCAGGAACACAATTTCCGGCGAAAAGTATTGAAGAGCTTGAGGAAAAAAACATCAGAAAAACATTCGATTCAAATATCATCGGTATGATTTTACTTACCAAAGCTGCTTTTCCACATCTAAAACAAGGGAGTTCAGTAATCAATACTACTTCAGCAACCGCATATCAGGGACACGAAGAACTTTTAGATTATTCTGCAACAAAGGGAGCGATCGTATCTTTCACACGGTCACTTGCACTGCAGGCAAAACCTAAAGGTATACGTGTAAATGCTGTTGCGCCGGGACCTGTAGCGACGCCTCTTACCGAGGAAACTTTTGGAGAAGATAAAGAAGATACTTCAAGACCACCATTTGAGCGCAATGCAACACCGGAAGAAGTGGCGACGAGTTATCTCTTTTTGGCTTCAGACCAGGCTGCGCAAATTACAGGTCAGGTTCTACATCCAAACGGCGGAATTGTTGTAAACGGATAA
- a CDS encoding Crp/Fnr family transcriptional regulator, whose amino-acid sequence MIFEDLLISYGADYKKYRTNDIIFAEGENPSFYYQILDGKVKINNYNDQGKEFIQRILSVGEIIVVTALFIDRPYPMNAVVIEDCKVIRLPKQNFFNLLSRRPEFYTKFLKYISESMYYKHIMMQTLSFQKPENRLKTLMNYLKEKQEEQSPFSFQVPYTRQQLASLTGLSVETVIRVTKLMEKNDDLKIKNRKIFY is encoded by the coding sequence ATGATTTTTGAAGACCTACTAATATCTTATGGTGCAGATTACAAAAAATACAGAACTAATGATATAATATTTGCTGAAGGTGAAAATCCTTCCTTTTACTATCAGATTTTAGATGGAAAAGTAAAGATTAACAATTACAACGATCAGGGGAAAGAGTTTATTCAGAGAATTTTATCTGTAGGTGAAATAATAGTCGTTACTGCTCTTTTTATAGACAGGCCATATCCGATGAATGCGGTCGTCATAGAAGATTGTAAAGTGATACGATTGCCGAAACAGAATTTTTTCAATCTTCTAAGTCGGAGACCTGAATTTTACACTAAGTTTTTAAAATATATTTCAGAAAGCATGTATTATAAACATATTATGATGCAGACATTGTCTTTTCAGAAACCTGAAAACAGATTAAAAACGCTTATGAATTATCTTAAAGAAAAGCAGGAAGAGCAATCACCATTTTCTTTTCAGGTACCATATACCAGACAGCAATTGGCATCACTCACAGGATTAAGTGTAGAAACAGTAATTCGGGTGACAAAACTTATGGAAAAAAATGATGATCTTAAAATAAAAAACAGGAAGATATTCTATTAA
- a CDS encoding YfiT family bacillithiol transferase, which yields MNDIDNKKFPIGDFQEGNTGCDIELESHIKIIRNFPEKLKKLIEDLSDEQLDTPYRDGGWTVRQLVNHLADSHANSFIRFKLALTEDNPTIKPYEEAKWAELQDSISISIKPAMRMLKGIHQRWYFLLKTLTNRQFERTFRHPEKETDYNLRYYLALYSWHCNHHFAHIENLKKEKGW from the coding sequence ATGAATGATATTGATAATAAAAAATTCCCGATTGGTGATTTTCAGGAAGGCAATACGGGCTGCGATATTGAATTGGAAAGTCATATCAAAATTATCCGGAACTTCCCCGAAAAGCTAAAAAAGCTGATAGAAGATTTATCCGATGAGCAGCTTGACACGCCATACAGAGACGGAGGCTGGACGGTGAGACAACTTGTCAATCATCTTGCAGACAGCCACGCCAACAGTTTTATCCGATTTAAACTAGCCTTAACCGAAGATAATCCGACCATAAAGCCTTACGAAGAAGCAAAATGGGCAGAACTTCAGGATAGCATCAGTATTTCTATAAAACCTGCCATGCGAATGCTCAAGGGAATTCACCAAAGATGGTATTTCTTACTAAAAACACTCACCAACAGACAGTTTGAAAGAACATTCAGACATCCGGAAAAAGAGACTGACTATAATCTGAGATATTATCTGGCGCTTTATTCATGGCATTGCAATCATCATTTTGCGCATATCGAAAATCTCAAAAAAGAAAAAGGTTGGTAA